The following are from one region of the Tenacibaculum dicentrarchi genome:
- a CDS encoding carboxypeptidase-like regulatory domain-containing protein has translation MLEKKMLFILLIIASTLNAQTIVFKGVVKDSLQNPLSYTNIIAKPKDIRKNISFAITDQQGRYRLELSKNKKYTIDISYLGYQKKTFEITPTENTLKNFILKEAKNQLDEVVIELPVITKQDTIIYNTDKFVNGSERKLQNILKKLPGVEVDKNGGVTVQGKKVTKLLVDGKAFFSGATKLGVQNIPADAVAKVEVIDNYNEVSFLKGLTDSDKMAMNIQLKEDKKRFIFGDVEAGSGVGYESSYKANANLFYYSPKTNVNFIGNLNDIGEKTFTFKDYMSFQGGVNAVFSGNFNWKGGDFSQFIENKDILKSTQRFAALNITKTVADKFDVSGYALFSDNNTTSFTEEHNQYTTFLEDKKNENTSNNILGIGNLSIEYTPNFEERWMLRTQVKKSGVHNNNAISSSINNAINNIETTKENDIWYVNQNIEWHKNQSQNHTFSSVVNYTFDKNNPTTFWNASKAFLTRIKPIIQPLNSNQDLLKIQQLNETEKHYLHSVFKDFWVLNRNHHIYTTIGNTHQQEKFSNHNFQILDDTTINNFSTGGFNNNTVLKHNDFFAGIHYKFRTGIFTFKQGAYLHNYKWKISQENIFKKNKWILLPDFLMKIAFNKSRKVELSYNLKTNFSDASKLANRFYLQSYNSVFKGNSTLENELFHSARIRYSRFSMYRGLMLHASANYTKKIKGFNNSVNFDGINRFISPEILDNPNENWRARASLKKRIKKIRYKLVGSYSSSVFTQKINTILAANKSDNYSFDVGFETLFDKFPTLKMGFKKSIGNYTSNNFKAKFTTNEPYINIDYDFLNGFIFNADYTHYNYQNKAQKAYNNYEVANAMLSYQKQDSPWLFKLTIQNLFDTTFKQSNRFSDYLITDAKTYMMPRVVLFSIGYKL, from the coding sequence ATGTTAGAAAAAAAAATGCTGTTTATCTTATTGATTATCGCTAGTACTTTAAACGCTCAAACTATCGTTTTTAAAGGTGTTGTAAAAGATAGTTTACAAAATCCGTTGTCTTATACCAATATCATAGCAAAACCAAAAGATATTCGTAAAAACATCAGTTTTGCTATTACTGATCAGCAAGGGCGGTATCGTTTAGAGCTTAGCAAAAATAAAAAATATACCATTGATATCAGTTATTTAGGCTATCAAAAAAAAACCTTTGAAATAACACCAACAGAAAACACGCTTAAAAACTTTATTTTAAAAGAGGCTAAAAATCAGCTAGACGAAGTTGTTATTGAACTCCCAGTAATTACAAAACAAGACACAATTATTTATAATACCGATAAATTTGTAAATGGTAGCGAGCGTAAACTTCAAAATATACTTAAAAAATTACCAGGTGTTGAAGTCGATAAAAATGGCGGGGTTACTGTTCAAGGAAAAAAAGTAACCAAATTATTAGTTGATGGAAAAGCCTTTTTTAGTGGCGCAACAAAGTTAGGTGTTCAAAATATTCCTGCCGATGCAGTGGCTAAAGTTGAAGTTATCGATAATTATAATGAAGTGTCATTTTTAAAAGGATTAACCGATTCTGATAAAATGGCAATGAATATTCAGCTTAAAGAAGATAAAAAACGCTTTATTTTTGGAGATGTTGAAGCGGGGTCGGGTGTTGGTTATGAGTCTTCTTATAAAGCCAATGCCAATTTATTTTATTACTCGCCTAAAACCAATGTGAATTTTATAGGAAACTTAAACGATATCGGTGAAAAAACCTTCACTTTTAAAGATTATATGAGTTTTCAAGGAGGTGTAAATGCTGTTTTTAGCGGTAATTTTAATTGGAAAGGTGGCGATTTCTCGCAATTTATAGAAAACAAAGATATTTTAAAAAGTACACAACGTTTTGCGGCTTTAAACATCACAAAAACCGTTGCCGATAAATTTGATGTTTCAGGATATGCTCTTTTTTCTGATAATAATACTACGAGTTTTACAGAAGAACACAATCAATATACTACTTTTTTAGAAGATAAAAAAAATGAAAATACGTCAAATAATATTTTAGGAATCGGGAATTTAAGTATTGAATATACACCAAATTTTGAAGAACGATGGATGCTAAGAACACAGGTTAAAAAATCAGGTGTACATAATAACAATGCTATTTCTTCATCAATAAACAATGCTATAAATAACATAGAAACAACTAAAGAAAATGATATTTGGTATGTAAATCAAAATATAGAATGGCATAAAAACCAATCGCAAAATCATACTTTTTCATCCGTAGTAAATTATACTTTTGATAAAAATAATCCAACTACTTTTTGGAATGCTTCAAAAGCATTTTTAACGCGAATTAAACCCATTATTCAACCTTTAAATAGTAATCAGGATTTACTGAAAATTCAGCAATTAAACGAAACTGAAAAGCATTATTTACACAGTGTTTTTAAAGATTTTTGGGTGTTAAATAGAAATCACCATATTTATACGACTATTGGAAATACACATCAACAAGAAAAATTTAGCAACCATAATTTTCAAATATTAGATGATACTACAATTAACAATTTTTCAACAGGAGGTTTTAACAATAATACAGTTTTAAAGCATAACGATTTTTTTGCAGGAATCCATTATAAATTTAGAACAGGGATATTTACCTTTAAACAAGGTGCTTATTTACATAATTATAAGTGGAAAATAAGTCAAGAAAATATTTTTAAAAAAAATAAATGGATTTTATTACCCGATTTTTTAATGAAAATCGCCTTTAATAAATCGAGAAAAGTGGAATTAAGTTATAATTTAAAAACCAATTTTTCGGACGCCTCTAAACTCGCTAATCGATTTTATTTACAATCTTATAATTCGGTGTTTAAAGGAAATTCAACTTTAGAAAATGAATTATTTCATTCGGCACGTATACGATATAGCCGTTTTAGTATGTATCGAGGTTTAATGTTACATGCCAGTGCTAATTATACTAAAAAAATTAAAGGCTTTAATAATTCGGTTAATTTCGATGGAATAAACAGGTTTATATCGCCCGAAATTTTAGACAATCCGAATGAAAATTGGCGTGCTAGAGCATCGCTTAAAAAGCGTATTAAAAAAATAAGATATAAGCTTGTAGGAAGTTATAGTAGTTCAGTTTTTACACAGAAAATAAATACTATTTTGGCAGCTAACAAAAGCGATAATTATTCTTTTGATGTAGGTTTTGAAACTTTATTTGATAAATTTCCAACCTTAAAAATGGGCTTTAAAAAGAGTATCGGAAATTACACTTCTAATAATTTCAAGGCTAAATTTACGACCAACGAACCTTATATAAACATCGATTATGATTTTTTAAACGGTTTCATTTTCAATGCCGATTATACGCATTATAACTATCAAAATAAAGCACAAAAAGCTTATAATAATTATGAAGTTGCCAATGCAATGTTGTCGTATCAAAAACAAGATAGCCCTTGGTTATTTAAGCTGACTATTCAGAACTTATTTGACACCACATTTAAGCAAAGTAATCGATTTTCTGATTATTTAATTACTGATGCTAAAACCTATATGATGCCAAGAGTTGTATTATTTAGTATCGGTTATAAGTTGTAA
- a CDS encoding MoaD/ThiS family protein: MNITVLLFGIATDLIGNTSLEITLPENCSVSHFKELLTEEYPKLVKISAYAVAINESYAKQETLIKKNDVIAIIPPVSGG, encoded by the coding sequence ATGAACATAACCGTACTACTTTTTGGTATTGCTACCGATTTGATAGGAAATACTTCTTTAGAAATAACACTTCCTGAAAATTGTAGCGTAAGCCATTTTAAAGAATTACTTACAGAAGAATATCCGAAGTTAGTAAAAATTAGCGCATATGCCGTGGCAATTAACGAAAGTTATGCCAAGCAAGAAACCCTTATTAAAAAAAATGATGTTATTGCCATTATTCCTCCTGTTAGTGGCGGATAA
- a CDS encoding AsmA-like C-terminal region-containing protein, translated as MKKIYKILLTIFIALLMLLILTPFLFQDKIITLVKKTVNNNITAQLDFSNSNLSLFRDFPNASVQLSNVSIINKKPFEGDTLLFAKKINLELKLTELFKKTSEQLNIQSFSIDDAIVHVLINKKGIANYNITKPSDVKTENTDETPSNFGLSINSYAINNALIKYHDKKGKLKVKLTDFNHSGSGDFSQKKSELNTSTSTLVSFEMDGASYAKNQKITLDAILGMDLVNSKFSFLKNEAKLNNLPLIFDGYVQINDNNQEIDLNFKTPSSDFKNFLGLVPETYTKSIENVKTSGDFSVAGTVKGLITNKKIPLLDISLKSNNASFKYPDLPKSVRDIDIDVQLKNTSGYLNKTFVDINKLSFKIDEDVFSGNGKAYNITTNPTIDAKLNGTLNLANINKAYPVDLENELQGILKANLHTKFDLKAIENNTLSRIKNNGNIELNDFVYASKDIVNSINIKNSNVSFTPAKIILNKFNATTGKSDLNATGNINNLLGFLLADKKLQGTFNLKSNAFHISDFMQESTDDNQKEEENTKEEQQPDTVLKIPAFLDCKILADAKTVYYDNLTLKNVKGTLLIKDEKAILQNVNANMFKGQISFNGEVNTKEKTPVFNMNLGMKSFDISESFNGLDLLKSISPIATVLNGKLNSDINLSGNLNGDFTPDLASVSGKALAELLSTKIEPKNSKALSLLNNKLSFLDLSKLDLSDIKTKLSFDKGQVSVKPFKLKYKDININVGGNHSFDQKMNYNVTLDVPAKYLGSEVQGLLSKVSAKDQNTTVPITANITGNMKNPAVKTDLSSSVTKLSQKLIQQQKDNLINSAISKVSESKTIDKINTKLDSKLGNLLGNKKTDTTKTSTTKTETVKKVKDVLGGLFGKKKK; from the coding sequence ATGAAAAAAATATATAAAATACTGCTAACCATATTTATTGCATTATTAATGTTACTTATTTTAACGCCATTTTTATTTCAAGATAAAATTATTACACTGGTTAAAAAAACTGTTAATAATAACATTACTGCTCAGTTAGATTTTTCAAACTCTAACCTTAGTTTATTTAGAGATTTCCCAAATGCCTCTGTCCAACTTTCTAATGTGTCAATTATCAACAAAAAACCTTTTGAAGGAGACACCTTATTATTTGCTAAAAAGATTAACTTAGAGTTAAAACTTACTGAGTTATTCAAAAAAACATCAGAACAACTTAATATTCAGTCTTTTTCTATTGATGATGCAATTGTACATGTTTTAATCAACAAAAAAGGTATTGCTAATTATAATATTACAAAACCTTCGGATGTAAAAACTGAAAATACGGATGAAACTCCTTCTAATTTCGGACTTTCTATAAATTCGTATGCAATTAACAATGCATTAATAAAATACCATGATAAAAAAGGAAAGTTAAAAGTAAAATTAACTGATTTTAATCATAGCGGAAGTGGCGATTTTTCTCAAAAAAAATCAGAATTAAACACGAGTACATCAACATTAGTTTCTTTTGAAATGGATGGCGCTTCCTATGCCAAAAATCAAAAAATAACTTTAGATGCTATTTTAGGAATGGACTTAGTTAATAGCAAATTTTCATTCCTAAAAAACGAAGCTAAACTTAATAATTTACCTTTAATATTTGATGGTTACGTTCAAATAAATGACAATAATCAAGAAATTGACCTTAACTTTAAAACACCATCATCAGACTTTAAAAACTTTTTAGGATTAGTACCTGAAACATACACTAAAAGTATTGAAAATGTAAAAACAAGTGGTGATTTTAGCGTTGCAGGAACTGTTAAAGGACTTATTACAAATAAGAAAATTCCGCTTTTAGACATCAGCCTTAAATCGAATAATGCTTCATTTAAATATCCCGATTTACCTAAAAGTGTACGTGATATTGATATTGATGTACAATTAAAAAACACAAGTGGTTATCTTAATAAAACCTTTGTTGATATTAACAAATTATCTTTTAAAATTGATGAAGATGTTTTTTCTGGTAACGGAAAAGCATACAATATTACCACTAACCCAACTATTGATGCTAAATTAAACGGAACTTTAAATTTAGCCAATATCAATAAAGCATATCCTGTTGATTTAGAAAATGAATTACAAGGAATTTTAAAAGCCAATTTACATACTAAATTCGATTTAAAAGCAATTGAAAATAACACATTAAGTCGTATTAAAAATAATGGAAATATTGAGCTAAACGATTTTGTATATGCTTCTAAAGATATCGTTAATTCTATTAATATCAAAAACTCTAACGTAAGTTTTACTCCTGCTAAAATCATCTTAAATAAATTCAATGCAACTACTGGTAAAAGTGATTTAAACGCTACTGGAAACATTAATAATTTATTAGGATTTTTACTTGCTGATAAAAAATTACAAGGAACTTTTAACTTAAAATCGAACGCTTTTCATATTAGCGATTTTATGCAAGAAAGCACTGATGATAATCAAAAAGAAGAAGAAAATACTAAAGAAGAACAACAACCTGATACCGTTTTAAAAATTCCTGCTTTTTTAGATTGTAAAATTTTAGCAGATGCAAAAACAGTTTATTACGACAACTTAACATTAAAAAATGTAAAAGGAACTCTATTAATAAAGGATGAAAAAGCAATTTTACAGAATGTAAATGCAAATATGTTTAAAGGTCAAATTTCTTTTAACGGTGAAGTAAATACCAAAGAAAAAACACCTGTTTTTAATATGAATTTAGGAATGAAATCTTTTGATATTTCAGAGTCTTTTAACGGATTAGATTTATTAAAATCGATTAGTCCGATAGCAACAGTTTTAAACGGAAAGTTAAATTCTGATATTAATTTATCAGGAAATTTAAACGGCGACTTTACACCCGATTTAGCATCTGTTTCAGGAAAAGCTTTAGCAGAATTATTAAGCACTAAAATTGAACCTAAAAACAGTAAAGCTTTAAGTTTATTAAATAATAAATTATCTTTTTTAGATTTAAGTAAGTTAGATTTATCAGATATTAAAACAAAATTATCTTTTGATAAAGGTCAAGTATCTGTAAAACCTTTTAAGTTAAAATATAAAGACATCAATATAAATGTTGGCGGAAATCATAGTTTTGACCAAAAGATGAATTATAACGTAACTTTAGATGTACCTGCTAAATATTTAGGAAGCGAAGTTCAAGGATTACTTTCTAAAGTAAGTGCAAAAGACCAAAATACAACTGTACCTATTACTGCTAATATTACAGGAAATATGAAAAATCCTGCTGTAAAAACAGATTTATCATCATCAGTAACTAAATTGAGTCAAAAATTAATTCAACAACAAAAAGATAATTTAATTAACAGTGCTATAAGTAAAGTTTCTGAAAGTAAAACAATTGATAAAATCAATACTAAATTAGATAGTAAACTTGGAAATTTATTAGGAAATAAAAAAACAGATACCACCAAAACAAGTACTACTAAAACAGAAACTGTTAAAAAAGTAAAAGATGTTTTAGGCGGATTATTTGGTAAAAAGAAGAAATAA
- a CDS encoding PAS domain-containing protein — MIKNPLRPQQILDEEIKWDKTQTIISKTDASGTILYMNDAFETASEYNKIELIGEPHNIIRHPDMPKVIFKVLWENLKGKKNFHAIVKNLTRTGRYYWVITDFTIDKDEKGNVAGYTGRRKALPNSVIEKIAPLYKTLLEIEKIKGEPASQLYFEAYLKEEIGKSYDEFVVDLFTDESMKNEKIVTEEVAKPKKGLSWFFSKN, encoded by the coding sequence ATGATAAAAAACCCACTTCGCCCCCAGCAAATTCTTGATGAAGAAATAAAATGGGATAAAACACAAACCATAATTAGTAAAACCGATGCTTCTGGTACTATTTTATATATGAACGATGCTTTTGAAACAGCTTCTGAATATAATAAAATTGAGCTAATCGGTGAACCTCATAATATTATTAGGCATCCTGATATGCCTAAAGTTATTTTCAAAGTATTATGGGAAAATTTAAAAGGGAAAAAAAACTTTCATGCAATTGTTAAAAACCTTACCAGAACAGGTAGGTATTACTGGGTAATTACCGATTTTACAATTGATAAAGATGAAAAAGGCAATGTAGCTGGTTATACTGGTCGTAGAAAAGCATTACCAAATAGTGTTATCGAAAAAATAGCTCCTCTTTATAAAACACTTTTAGAAATAGAAAAAATAAAAGGAGAGCCTGCTAGTCAATTATATTTTGAAGCTTATTTAAAAGAAGAAATTGGTAAAAGTTACGATGAATTTGTTGTTGATTTATTTACTGATGAATCTATGAAAAATGAAAAAATAGTTACTGAAGAAGTAGCAAAACCTAAAAAAGGGTTAAGTTGGTTTTTTTCTAAAAACTAA
- a CDS encoding PAS domain-containing protein, with the protein METPPIKHIIDEEVKWNKNQTIVSKTDTAGTILYANSVFTDACEYTAIELIGEPHNIIRHPDMPKVAFKALWDALKQGKNYHAIVKNLTKTGRYYWVITDFTIDKDDAGNITGYTARRKSVPTSVVKKIEPLYKILLDIEKLKGEKASELYFNAYLEEEVGKSYDEFVVDLFKEEALNEQKLKKIAEIKEIEPEHESKLKKGLNWFFFGDFI; encoded by the coding sequence ATGGAAACCCCTCCTATAAAACACATCATTGATGAAGAAGTTAAATGGAATAAAAACCAAACAATTGTAAGTAAAACAGACACTGCAGGAACAATTCTTTATGCAAATAGTGTTTTTACGGATGCCTGTGAATATACTGCTATTGAGTTAATTGGTGAGCCTCATAATATTATTAGGCACCCAGATATGCCTAAAGTTGCTTTTAAAGCACTTTGGGATGCTTTAAAACAAGGAAAAAATTATCATGCAATTGTAAAAAATTTAACAAAAACAGGTAGATATTACTGGGTTATTACTGATTTTACTATCGATAAAGATGATGCTGGAAATATTACAGGATACACTGCTCGAAGAAAATCGGTACCTACTAGTGTTGTTAAAAAAATTGAACCTTTATATAAAATATTGTTAGATATTGAAAAGCTTAAAGGTGAAAAAGCAAGTGAGTTATATTTTAATGCCTACCTAGAAGAAGAAGTTGGTAAAAGTTATGATGAATTTGTGGTTGATTTATTTAAAGAAGAAGCTTTAAATGAACAAAAACTTAAAAAAATAGCAGAAATAAAAGAAATAGAACCTGAACACGAAAGTAAACTTAAAAAAGGTTTAAATTGGTTTTTCTTTGGTGATTTTATCTAA
- a CDS encoding NADP-dependent malic enzyme: MSDSRKRREALLYHAKPKPGKIAVVPTKKYATQHDLALAYSPGVAEPCLEIAKDKNNVYKYTAKGNLVAVISNGTAVLGLGDIGPEASKPVMEGKGLLFKIFADIDVFDIEVDTTDVDKFVETVKAIAPTFGGINLEDIKAPEAFEIERRLIEELDIPVMHDDQHGTAIISTAALKNAIEIIDKNIANIKIIVNGAGAAAISCTRLYLALGAKRENIVMCDSKGVIRKDRDNLTSQKAEFATDKDLNTLEEAMHNADVFIGLSKGNVVTPEMLLAMAKDPIVFAMANPDPEIEYQTAIDTRDDIIMATGRSDHPNQVNNVLGFPFIFRGALDVRATKINEEMKMAAVHALADLAKKSVPEQVNIVYDEVSLSFGREYIIPKPFDPRLIYEIPPAIAKAAMESGVAQEPITDWKAYREQLMDRSGNGNKEIRLLHNRAKKNPKRVVFAEADHIDVLKAAQRVSDEKIAIPILLGRKEVILELKEELGFNAEVTIIDPKTDEESARRNRYAEFFWKTRQRKGITFLEAQKWMRERNYFAAMMVNTGEADALITGYSRSYASVVKPMLELIEKDKGVTRVAATNMMLTKQGPIFLADTTININPTAKDLAKITQLTSVLAKMFGMTPHIAMLGFSNFGSSKSESSVKIREAVAYIHRNHPNVIVDGELQADFALNPELLAKEFPFSKLNGKRANILIFPNLESANITYKLMKEAEGVESIGPILLGMSKPVHILQLGASVDEMVNMAAVAVVDAQNKERIAKV, translated from the coding sequence ATGAGTGATTCTAGAAAAAGGCGTGAAGCTTTGTTATACCACGCCAAGCCAAAACCAGGGAAAATAGCAGTAGTACCTACTAAAAAATATGCAACACAACACGATTTAGCATTAGCATATTCACCTGGGGTTGCAGAACCTTGTTTAGAAATAGCAAAAGATAAAAACAATGTTTATAAATACACTGCTAAAGGAAATTTAGTAGCGGTTATATCTAACGGAACAGCAGTGCTAGGGCTAGGAGATATAGGTCCTGAAGCCTCTAAACCAGTAATGGAAGGAAAAGGATTGTTATTTAAAATTTTTGCAGATATTGATGTTTTTGATATTGAAGTAGATACTACTGATGTAGATAAATTTGTAGAAACAGTAAAAGCAATAGCTCCTACTTTTGGAGGGATTAATTTAGAAGATATTAAAGCTCCTGAAGCTTTTGAAATAGAACGAAGATTAATTGAAGAATTAGACATTCCAGTAATGCACGATGACCAGCATGGAACTGCAATTATATCTACAGCTGCCTTAAAAAATGCTATCGAAATTATTGATAAAAACATTGCCAATATTAAAATTATTGTAAACGGAGCAGGTGCAGCAGCAATTTCATGTACTCGTTTATACCTAGCGCTAGGAGCTAAAAGAGAAAACATCGTAATGTGCGATAGTAAAGGAGTTATCCGAAAAGATAGAGATAATTTAACGTCACAAAAAGCCGAATTTGCAACCGATAAAGACTTAAATACTTTAGAAGAAGCAATGCACAATGCCGATGTTTTTATAGGTTTATCTAAAGGAAATGTGGTAACACCAGAAATGTTATTAGCAATGGCAAAAGACCCGATTGTTTTTGCAATGGCTAATCCTGATCCTGAAATTGAATACCAAACAGCCATTGATACTCGTGATGATATTATTATGGCAACTGGAAGGTCTGACCATCCGAATCAAGTAAATAACGTACTTGGATTTCCGTTTATTTTTAGAGGAGCTTTAGATGTTAGAGCCACCAAAATTAATGAAGAAATGAAAATGGCAGCCGTACATGCTTTAGCCGATTTGGCTAAAAAATCAGTGCCAGAGCAGGTAAACATTGTGTATGATGAGGTGAGTCTTTCATTTGGGCGTGAATATATTATTCCAAAACCATTTGACCCTCGATTAATTTATGAAATTCCACCAGCAATTGCAAAAGCAGCGATGGAATCGGGTGTTGCTCAAGAACCAATTACCGATTGGAAAGCCTACCGTGAACAATTAATGGACAGGTCGGGTAATGGAAATAAAGAAATCAGGTTATTACACAACAGGGCAAAGAAAAATCCTAAACGTGTTGTTTTTGCTGAAGCAGATCATATAGATGTATTAAAGGCTGCACAACGTGTTTCTGATGAAAAAATAGCAATCCCTATTTTATTAGGTAGAAAAGAAGTTATTTTAGAATTAAAAGAAGAACTAGGTTTTAATGCCGAAGTTACTATTATTGATCCTAAAACAGATGAAGAATCAGCTCGAAGAAATAGATATGCTGAATTTTTCTGGAAAACAAGACAGCGTAAAGGAATTACGTTTTTAGAGGCACAAAAATGGATGCGTGAGCGTAATTATTTTGCCGCAATGATGGTAAATACTGGCGAAGCAGATGCTTTAATTACAGGATATTCTAGGTCATACGCATCGGTTGTAAAACCAATGTTAGAGTTAATCGAAAAAGACAAAGGTGTTACTAGGGTTGCAGCAACAAATATGATGCTAACCAAACAAGGACCTATATTTTTAGCCGATACAACCATTAATATTAATCCAACGGCAAAAGATTTAGCTAAAATAACACAGTTAACCTCTGTATTGGCAAAAATGTTTGGAATGACCCCGCATATTGCTATGTTAGGTTTTTCAAATTTTGGCTCATCAAAATCAGAAAGTTCTGTAAAAATTAGAGAAGCCGTTGCTTACATACATCGAAATCATCCAAATGTAATTGTTGATGGAGAATTACAAGCCGATTTTGCTTTAAATCCAGAATTATTAGCCAAAGAATTTCCTTTTTCTAAATTAAACGGAAAAAGAGCCAATATTTTAATCTTCCCTAATTTAGAATCAGCAAATATTACTTATAAATTAATGAAAGAGGCGGAGGGTGTAGAATCTATCGGACCTATTTTATTAGGAATGAGTAAACCTGTACATATTTTACAATTAGGTGCAAGTGTTGATGAAATGGTTAATATGGCAGCAGTTGCCGTTGTAGATGCTCAAAATAAAGAGCGAATAGCTAAGGTATAA
- the ruvA gene encoding Holliday junction branch migration protein RuvA, whose amino-acid sequence MITQIKGKLVEKSPTHAVIDCNGVGYLLHISLHTYSNLPADENVLLYTHLAIREDAHTLYGFFNKVEREIFRLLTSVSGVGPSIARTMLSSMTSEEIQQAIASENVKAIQSVKGIGIKTAQRVIVDLKDKIVKIFDLDEVSITQNNTNKEEALSALEVLGFLRKQAEKVIGNILKETPDASVETLIRQALKNL is encoded by the coding sequence ATGATTACACAAATAAAAGGGAAATTAGTAGAAAAAAGCCCTACACATGCCGTTATTGACTGCAATGGAGTAGGCTATTTATTACATATTTCTTTACATACATATTCCAATTTACCTGCGGATGAAAATGTGTTGTTATACACACATTTAGCTATCCGCGAAGATGCGCACACTTTATATGGTTTTTTTAATAAAGTAGAGCGAGAAATTTTTAGATTGCTTACCTCTGTATCTGGTGTAGGACCAAGCATTGCCCGAACCATGTTATCGTCAATGACATCCGAAGAAATACAACAGGCTATTGCTTCAGAAAACGTAAAAGCAATTCAATCTGTAAAAGGAATCGGAATTAAAACAGCGCAACGTGTTATTGTTGATTTAAAAGATAAAATTGTAAAGATTTTTGATTTAGATGAAGTTTCAATCACACAAAACAATACAAATAAAGAAGAAGCGTTATCAGCTTTAGAGGTCTTAGGCTTTTTACGCAAGCAAGCAGAAAAAGTTATTGGAAATATACTAAAAGAAACACCTGATGCAAGTGTTGAAACACTTATAAGACAGGCGTTGAAAAATTTATAA